One region of Populus trichocarpa isolate Nisqually-1 chromosome 4, P.trichocarpa_v4.1, whole genome shotgun sequence genomic DNA includes:
- the LOC7461212 gene encoding glucan endo-1,3-beta-glucosidase 7, with amino-acid sequence MAFSILIFLYLLQSFNLASSESFIGVNYGQVADNLPSPSATAKLLQSTAVQKVRLYGADPAIIRALANTGIEIVIGAANGEIPALASDPNSATQWINSNVLPYYPASKIILITVGNEVLLSNDQNLISQLLPAMQNMQKALSSASLGGKVKVSTVHSMAILSRSDPPSSGLFNPAYQDTMRRLLQFQKDNGSPLAVNPYPFFAYQSDPRPETLAFCLFQPNSGRVDSGNGIKYMNMFDAQVDAVRSALNAMGFIDVEIVVAETGWPYKGDSNEVGPGIENARAYNGNLVAHLRSMVGTPLMPGKSVDTYIFALYDEDLKSGPASERSFGLFKPDLSMTYDIGLSKSSLPPSTPKTPVTPSPKPTKADWCVPKAGVSDAQLQASLDYACGQGIDCGPIQPGGACFEPNTVASHASYAMNLYYQKSAKNPWNCDFSETATLTFKNPSYNGCTYPGGSA; translated from the exons ATGGCGTTTTCAATCCTCATTTTTCTCTATCTCCTTCAATCTTTCAACCTTGCAA GCTCAGAGTCTTTTATCGGGGTCAATTATGGTCAAGTTGCTGATAACTTGCCATCACCATCTGCCACAGCGAAGCTCCTACAATCAACTGCTGTACAGAAAGTTAGGCTCTATGGTGCTGATCCGGCGATCATCAGAGCACTAGCCAATACTGGAATCGAGATCGTTATTGGTGCGGCAAATGGAGAAATCCCTGCTTTAGCTTCCGATCCCAATTCTGCAACTCAGTGGATTAACTCGAATGTCTTACCTTACTATCCTGCTAGCAAGATAATTCTCATCACTGTTGGTAACGAG GTATTGTTATCAAATGATCAAAACCTGATATCTCAGCTTTTACCGGCTATGCAAAATATGCAAAAAGCACTTAGCTCTGCCTCGCTCGGTGGCAAGGTTAAGGTCTCCACCGTGCATTCCATGGCCATACTGTCTCGGTCCGACCCGCCTTCTTCAGGTTTGTTTAACCCAGCTTATCAAGACACTATGAGAAGGTTATTGCAGTTCCAGAAGGACAATGGTTCGCCCCTTGCCGTTAATCCGTACCCGTTTTTTGCTTACCAGAGCGACCCGAGACCGGAGACTTTAGCTTTTTGCTTGTTTCAACCCAACTCGGGACGAGTTGACTCGGGTAATGGGATCAAGTACATGAACATGTTTGATGCCCAG GTTGATGCCGTAAGGTCTGCCTTAAATGCTATGGGATTTATTGACGTAGAGATTGTGGTTGCTGAGACTGGGTGGCCTTACAAGGGTGACAGCAATGAGGTTGGACCAGGCATCGAGAATGCAAGAGCTTATAATGGCAATTTGGTTGCTCACCTCAGATCAATGGTTGGAACTCCACTAATGCCTGGAAAATCTGTAGATACATATATCTTCGCCCTTTATGATGAGGATTTGAAATCTGGTCCAGCTTCTGAACGATCATTTGGCCTTTTCAAACCCGACCTTTCGATGACATATGATATTGGTCTTTCAAAGAGTAGCTTG CCTCCATCTACACCAAAAACTCCAGTGACTCCGTCACCGAAGCCAACAAAAGCAGATTGGTGTGTGCCGAAAGCTGGTGTTTCCGATGCTCAATTGCAGGCAAGTCTTGATTATGCCTGTGGACAAGGCATAGATTGCGGTCCCATTCAACCAGGAGGTGCCTGTTTCGAACCAAATACTGTTGCATCCCACGCTTCTTATGCCATGAATCTATACTACCAGAAGTCTGCAAAGAATCCATGGAACTGCGATTTCTCAGAAACAGCTACACTCACATTCAAAAATCCTA GTTACAATGGCTGCACCTACCCTGGTGGGAGTGCCTGA